The following proteins are encoded in a genomic region of Rattus rattus isolate New Zealand chromosome 2, Rrattus_CSIRO_v1, whole genome shotgun sequence:
- the LOC116892760 gene encoding formyl peptide receptor-related sequence 4, which translates to MEANISMPLNGSEVGFYDSTTSTVLWILSLVVLCITFVLGVLGNGLVIWVSGFRMAHTVTTVCYLNLALSDFSFMATLPLQIISMVMRGKWLFGWFLCKLVHIIANINLFVSIFLITLIAMDRCTCVLHPVWSQNHRTVSLARKVVVGAWIFALLLTLPHFLFLTTVKDARGEVHCISKFESWVATPEEQLKVSITATTASGIINFIIGFSMPMSFIAICYGLMAAKICRRGFVKSSRPLRVLTAVAVSFFVCWFPFQLVMLLGNILNKETLSIIHILVNPANTLASFNSCLNPILYVFLGQEFRDRLMHSLSASLERALRED; encoded by the coding sequence ATGGAAGCCAACATCTCAATGCCTCTGAATGGATCAGAAGTTGGGTTTTATGATTCTACCACCTCTACAGTTCTGTGGATCCTCTCACTAGTGGTTCTCTGTATAACCTTTGTCCTCGGTGTTCTAGGTAACGGGCTTGTGATTTGGGTATCTGGGTTCCGGATGGCACACACTGTGACCACTGTCTGTTATCTGAACTTGGCTTTGAGTGATTTCTCTTTCATGGCTACTCTACCACTTCAGATCATCTCAATGGTCATGAGAGGAAAATGGCTTTTTGGTTGGTTTCTTTGCAAATTGGTTCACATCATTGCAAACATAAATCTTTTTGTAAGTATCTTCCTAATTACTCTCATTGCCATGGATCGCTGTACTTGTGTCTTGCACCCAGTATGGTCTCAGAATCACCGAACTGTGAGTCTGGCCAGGAAAGTGGTTGTTGGAGCTTGGATATTTGCTCTGCTGCTTACCTTGccacattttctcttcttgaCTACAGTGAAAGATGCAAGAGGGGAAGTGCACTGTATATCTAAATTTGAATCCTGGGTTGCAACCCCTGAGGAGCAGTTAAAGGTATCTATTACTGCTACCACAGCTTCAGGAATCATCAATTTCATTATTGGATTCAGCATGCCCATGTCTTTCATTGCTATCTGTTATGGACTCATGGCTGCCAAGATCTGCAGAAGAGGCTTTGTGAAATCCAGCCGTCCCTTACGTGTCCTCACTGCTGTAGCAGTGTCCTTCTTTGTCTGTTGGTTCCCTTTTCAATTGGTTATGCTTTTAGGCAATATCTTGAACAAAGAGACACTGAGTATTATTCATATATTGGTTAACCCAGCAAACACCTTAGCCTCCTTTAACAGCTGCCTCAACCCAATACTCTACGTCTTCCTCGGTCAGGAATTCAGGGACAGACTAATGCATTCTTTGTCTGCCAGTCTGGAGAGGGCCCTAAGGGAAGACTAG
- the LOC116892761 gene encoding LOW QUALITY PROTEIN: formyl peptide receptor-related sequence 3-like (The sequence of the model RefSeq protein was modified relative to this genomic sequence to represent the inferred CDS: inserted 1 base in 1 codon), which yields MEANASIPLNGSEVLFYESTSSTVLWIILVIVLSITFILGVLGNGLVIWVAGFRMTHTVTSICYMNLALSDCSFMATLPLHIISMIMRGKWLFGWFLCKFVHSIVHINLFVSVFLITLIATDRCICVLQPVWSQNHRTVSLARKVVVGAWIFALLLTLPHFLFLTTVRDARGNMYCTCNFESWVANHEEQFKVFFTVNTAAGIISFIIGFSLPMSLIAICYGLMXAKICRSSFVNYTRPLHVLTSIAASFFVCWFPFQLIMLLGNIWKKETPESIHKLVNPASSLAISNSCLDPILYVFQGQEFRDRLVHSLSASLERSLRED from the exons ATGGAAGCCAATGCTTCCATCCCTCTGAATGGATCAGAAGTGTTGTTCTATGAATCTACCAGCTCCACAGTTCTATGGATCATCTTAGTCATAGTCCTCTCCATAACCTTTATCCTTGGTGTGCTAGGTAATGGGCTTGTGATTTGGGTGGCTGGGTTCAGGATGACCCACACTGTGACCAGCATCTGTTATATGAACTTGGCTCTGAGTGACTGCTCTTTCATGGCTACACTACCACTCCACATCATCTCAATGATCATGAGAGGAAAATGGCTTTTTGGTTGGTTCCTCTGCAAATTTGTTCACAGCATTGTACACATAAATCTTTTTGTAAGTGTGTTCTTGATCACTCTTATTGCTACAGATCGGTGTATTTGTGTCCTGCAGCCAGTATGGTCTCAGAATCACCGAACTGTGAGTCTGGCCAGGAAAGTGGTTGTTGGAGCTTGGATATTTGCTCTGCTCCTTACCTTGccacattttctcttcttgaCTACAGTAAGAGACGCAAGAGGGAACATGTATTGTACATGTAACTTTGAATCCTGGGTTGCAAACCATGAAGAACAATTCAAAGTGTTCTTTACTGTGAACACAGCTGCAGGAATCATCAGCTTTATTATTGGTTTCAGCCTGCCAATGTCCTTAATTGCCATCTGCTATGGACTCA CTGCCAAGATCTGCAGAAGCAGCTTTGTGAATTACACCCGTCCTTTACATGTCCTCACCTCTATAGCAGCTTCCTTTTTTGTCTGTTGGTTCCCTTTTCAATTGATTATGCTTTTAGGCAACATCTGGAAAAAGGAAACACCAGAAAGCATTCACAAACTGGTGAATCCAGCAAGCAGCTTGGCCATCTCCAACAGCTGCCTCGATCCAATACTCTATGTTTTCCAGGGTCAAGAATTCAGAGACAGATTGGTCCATTCCTTGTCTGCCAGTCTAGAGAGGTCTCTGAGGGAAGACTAG